From the genome of Rhodopirellula bahusiensis, one region includes:
- a CDS encoding universal stress protein: MQRIFHPTDFSNGGESAFVHALKLAVNANALLEVLHVDRHPEQVTWDDFPQVRETLSQWGLLPDWALPEDVERLGIGVHKVLLAGNDPVSEILKHLSVHRPDLIVIAAHHREGIDRWLHQDISKKIARSSHTSCLFVPHGVNGFVARKDGSIEMHKVVVPIASEPDAVAAIAQSWALASLLDCKSVTATLVHVGDDENVLRNFAIPDIDGWTWELVVEDGDPATQILKTADDRGADLIALTTQGHHGFLDALRGSTSDQIVQKASCPILAVPAEWHEK; the protein is encoded by the coding sequence ATGCAACGCATCTTTCATCCAACCGATTTTTCTAACGGCGGCGAGTCGGCTTTTGTCCATGCGTTGAAGCTGGCAGTCAATGCCAACGCTTTGCTCGAAGTGCTGCATGTGGATCGGCATCCGGAACAGGTGACATGGGACGATTTCCCCCAAGTGCGCGAAACACTCTCGCAGTGGGGCTTGCTTCCCGATTGGGCGCTACCCGAGGACGTTGAACGCCTAGGAATAGGCGTTCACAAGGTGTTGCTGGCTGGAAATGATCCCGTCAGCGAAATTCTGAAGCATTTGAGTGTTCATCGCCCAGACTTGATTGTCATCGCAGCGCATCATCGTGAGGGAATTGACCGATGGCTGCACCAAGACATCTCAAAGAAGATCGCACGCTCTTCGCATACGAGTTGCCTGTTCGTCCCACACGGCGTCAACGGTTTCGTCGCTCGTAAAGACGGTAGTATCGAAATGCATAAAGTTGTCGTGCCGATCGCATCAGAACCTGACGCGGTAGCCGCTATTGCGCAGTCTTGGGCGCTAGCCAGCCTACTTGATTGCAAGTCCGTCACGGCGACCCTTGTTCATGTCGGCGATGACGAAAACGTACTCAGGAACTTCGCGATTCCCGACATCGACGGTTGGACGTGGGAGCTTGTCGTCGAAGATGGCGATCCTGCCACTCAGATTCTCAAAACCGCAGATGATCGTGGAGCCGACTTGATTGCGTTAACGACGCAAGGTCACCACGGCTTTCTCGATGCCCTTCGCGGCAGCACCTCGGACCAAATCGTGCAGAAAGCATCTTGCCCGATCCTTGCGGTCCCTGCGGAATGGCATGAGAAATAG
- a CDS encoding SHD1 domain-containing protein, with protein sequence MKTYALWLTLVVVATTNAAAKEWSDSTGNYSITGDMIAFSESTVVLKRKNSDLVAVPLEKLSKRDQEYVDKEAEKLGQSTGSTQVWTLKSGLKMPGRIVGFDKHPVVIQRRLGRVYVNNRRFNKMPGVYRAIIPKIVEHFTGEKIGGAKELEQWAKKLKGEPRTYECAGVMIELEDGDLYCAPFFLFTDEVVNVLKPGWERWLAAKEDYEAKEQESFLAHAQAEAYQRQQMRAQQIQQLQLNLQAYDAGVFDLWEVTMEPPPGVYGMPLSVVVPARNNIQAAQIAKHQNPNYVVGPMRVVPRRN encoded by the coding sequence ATGAAAACTTATGCACTCTGGCTGACATTGGTTGTCGTGGCGACTACCAACGCCGCCGCAAAAGAATGGTCCGACTCGACCGGGAATTACAGCATCACTGGTGACATGATTGCTTTTAGCGAATCGACCGTGGTGCTCAAAAGGAAAAATAGTGACCTGGTGGCCGTGCCACTGGAGAAACTGTCGAAGCGGGACCAGGAATACGTTGATAAGGAAGCCGAAAAGCTTGGTCAATCGACCGGAAGCACGCAAGTTTGGACGTTGAAGTCTGGCTTGAAGATGCCGGGCCGAATCGTTGGCTTTGACAAGCACCCAGTCGTGATCCAACGACGACTCGGGCGCGTTTACGTCAACAACCGCCGATTCAACAAGATGCCTGGTGTTTACCGAGCCATCATCCCCAAGATCGTGGAGCATTTCACAGGCGAAAAAATCGGGGGCGCAAAAGAGCTTGAGCAATGGGCCAAGAAACTCAAAGGCGAACCACGCACGTATGAATGCGCAGGCGTGATGATTGAACTTGAGGACGGCGATTTGTATTGCGCGCCGTTCTTCTTGTTTACAGACGAAGTGGTGAACGTACTCAAGCCAGGCTGGGAGCGTTGGCTGGCGGCCAAAGAGGACTATGAAGCGAAAGAGCAGGAATCATTCCTCGCGCACGCCCAGGCAGAAGCGTATCAACGCCAGCAAATGCGAGCGCAGCAAATACAGCAGTTGCAACTCAATCTGCAAGCCTACGACGCGGGCGTGTTTGATCTCTGGGAGGTCACGATGGAACCACCGCCCGGCGTTTACGGCATGCCACTGAGTGTCGTCGTTCCGGCTCGCAACAACATCCAAGCCGCCCAAATCGCAAAGCATCAAAATCCGAACTACGTCGTCGGCCCCATGAGAGTTGTGCCAAGGAGGAATTGA
- a CDS encoding glycogen debranching protein gives MTSIPRERPVQGPSWEHDDGTPRPLGVTWLEQEQAYNFAIHAGSARSVTLLMYLKDELRVPWHSVVLDPLKNKSGPIWHCRVPMSEAGDAEYYAYQVDGPVEGAALPWHAFDPEKILLDPYSRSIFFPECFNREAARSPGSNAGRAPLGRLDVCRCPFDWGNEPRIRHGSDLVIYEMHVRGFTRDPSSNVDASNRGTFAGVVEKIPYLKELGVTAVELMPVFQFDPEDNNYWGYMPLNFFSPHHAYSSHHSSCEQHSQFREMVRELHAAGIEVILDVVYNHTCEGDHRGPTYSYRGIDNDIYYVASSDPASPYANFSGTGNTLDTSHPTVRSLIVDSLRYWAKEMHVDGFRFDLASVFSRDSEGNVNLEQPPLFDQIASDPDLANVRLIAEPWDAAGLYQLGSSFPGQTWMQWNGRYRDTLQRFVRGDAGMVPDLMTRLYGSSDLFPDHPSQSFRPFQSINYIASHDGFTLYDLVAYNDKHNEANGQNNQDGPNEYSSNHGWEGDGDAPQSVRDLRKRQVKNFCCLLMLSAGTPMFRMGDEFMQTQGGNNNPYNQDNETSWLDWHRLESNQEVFRFFKQMIAFRKKHPSIGRSTFWRDDICWFGAEEPTVDMSAQSRALAYHLRDSRNCGGDLYVMINGSKEARLFVVHPRDCDWQRVIDTSLPSPLDIQCDASNPVINQHAYRVNPRSVVVLQQSSPYKGDTQR, from the coding sequence GTGACGTCAATACCACGCGAACGCCCGGTGCAGGGACCAAGTTGGGAGCACGACGATGGCACGCCACGACCGCTAGGCGTTACATGGCTGGAGCAGGAACAAGCGTACAACTTCGCCATCCATGCAGGGAGTGCTCGCAGCGTCACGCTTTTGATGTATCTCAAAGACGAACTGCGTGTTCCATGGCACTCCGTCGTGCTTGATCCGCTGAAGAACAAGTCAGGTCCGATCTGGCATTGCCGTGTCCCAATGTCCGAAGCAGGCGATGCGGAATACTATGCTTACCAAGTCGATGGACCGGTCGAGGGTGCTGCTCTGCCCTGGCACGCTTTCGACCCAGAAAAGATTTTGCTCGATCCGTACTCGCGTAGCATTTTCTTCCCGGAATGCTTCAACCGCGAAGCAGCCCGCTCGCCCGGTTCTAATGCAGGTCGCGCTCCGCTGGGGCGGCTGGATGTTTGCCGTTGTCCGTTCGACTGGGGGAACGAGCCAAGGATTCGACATGGTTCGGATTTAGTGATCTACGAAATGCACGTGCGTGGATTCACACGCGATCCCTCTTCCAATGTTGATGCCAGCAATCGTGGCACGTTCGCTGGCGTCGTGGAAAAAATCCCGTACCTCAAGGAGCTTGGCGTCACCGCGGTTGAACTGATGCCGGTCTTTCAGTTTGATCCGGAAGACAACAACTATTGGGGCTACATGCCTCTGAACTTCTTCTCGCCCCATCACGCCTACTCGTCTCATCACTCGTCTTGCGAGCAACACAGCCAGTTTCGCGAGATGGTTCGTGAGCTGCACGCAGCTGGAATCGAAGTCATCTTGGACGTCGTCTATAACCACACATGCGAAGGAGACCATCGCGGGCCAACCTATAGTTACCGTGGAATAGACAATGACATCTACTACGTTGCCTCAAGTGATCCCGCTTCGCCGTACGCGAATTTCAGCGGCACCGGCAATACTCTCGACACATCGCATCCAACGGTCCGGTCCTTAATCGTCGACAGCTTGCGATATTGGGCAAAGGAGATGCACGTTGACGGGTTCCGTTTTGATCTCGCATCCGTTTTTTCAAGGGACTCCGAAGGCAACGTCAATCTCGAGCAGCCACCTTTGTTCGATCAAATTGCGAGCGATCCCGATTTGGCGAACGTCCGCCTGATCGCCGAACCCTGGGATGCCGCCGGACTGTACCAACTGGGCAGCTCGTTCCCCGGTCAGACTTGGATGCAGTGGAACGGTCGCTATCGTGACACGTTGCAGCGTTTCGTTCGAGGCGATGCGGGGATGGTGCCGGACCTGATGACAAGGTTGTACGGAAGCAGTGACCTATTTCCAGATCACCCTTCGCAGTCATTCCGCCCTTTTCAAAGCATCAACTACATCGCGTCGCACGATGGCTTCACGCTTTATGACCTCGTTGCCTACAACGACAAGCACAATGAAGCCAATGGCCAAAACAACCAGGATGGCCCGAATGAATACAGTTCCAATCACGGCTGGGAAGGCGACGGTGATGCTCCCCAGTCGGTGCGAGACTTACGCAAACGCCAAGTCAAGAACTTTTGTTGCCTGTTGATGCTTTCGGCTGGGACGCCGATGTTCCGCATGGGCGACGAATTCATGCAAACCCAAGGTGGTAATAACAATCCCTACAACCAAGACAACGAAACAAGTTGGCTCGACTGGCATCGACTCGAATCCAACCAAGAAGTGTTTCGATTCTTCAAGCAGATGATCGCCTTCCGGAAAAAGCATCCATCCATAGGACGATCGACGTTTTGGCGAGACGATATCTGCTGGTTTGGTGCTGAAGAACCGACCGTCGACATGTCCGCTCAATCGCGAGCATTGGCTTATCACCTCAGAGATTCGCGGAACTGCGGTGGCGATCTGTACGTGATGATCAACGGCTCGAAGGAAGCACGTCTCTTTGTTGTTCATCCACGAGATTGCGATTGGCAACGGGTCATCGACACTTCGCTGCCCAGTCCACTCGATATCCAATGCGACGCATCAAACCCCGTCATCAACCAGCACGCCTACCGTGTCAATCCACGCAGCGTGGTTGTCTTGCAGCAATCCAGTCCATACAAAGGAGATACACAACGATGA
- a CDS encoding BON domain-containing protein, with the protein MSTGTINATRRGSRKRRGSKKHGGIQPPNEESPHETADDSGLPREVDLLKPDVSAEQPCYCCIVAAIRHSWSSSGYPALKRIECRFESGILFIRGTVNSFYHKQMAQELVRRVDGVKQIVNELEVSSLCSTSKNEHDNEED; encoded by the coding sequence ATGAGCACGGGCACAATCAACGCGACTCGACGAGGATCGCGAAAACGACGAGGCTCGAAAAAGCACGGCGGGATCCAACCTCCTAACGAAGAGTCGCCACACGAGACGGCCGACGATTCAGGGCTGCCCCGTGAAGTCGATCTTCTCAAACCCGACGTATCGGCAGAGCAGCCCTGCTATTGCTGTATCGTCGCTGCGATTCGCCACAGTTGGTCGTCCAGTGGCTACCCGGCATTGAAGCGGATCGAGTGTCGCTTCGAGAGCGGCATCCTATTTATCCGCGGCACAGTTAACAGCTTTTACCACAAGCAAATGGCTCAGGAATTGGTCCGTCGCGTTGATGGAGTCAAGCAGATCGTCAACGAACTAGAAGTATCGTCCCTTTGCAGCACGAGCAAGAATGAGCATGACAACGAGGAAGATTGA
- a CDS encoding efflux RND transporter periplasmic adaptor subunit, with product MSHPIPHAPRKSPRQEPVKPSVNGHKVPDAKTEITQDGKSKPRGPVRRSISFVLGSIGPTLVLAGFAAVFWYGHHNDWRIPKFAALTGEVEPVVDDWCEEHAVPESICVECDPTLMAKGPDYGWCSDHGVHNCVLDHPDVAQLKQPPSRGELAADLQRAARALAIAPRKENNSGCNLYQTRIQFASIEAVMQAGVDVELVERHPIVESIVGNGEIVYDPTRQAKLASRVPGSVWRVFKNVGDKVSEGEVLAVVDAVGVGELKTSLLRSLAEENLQQQNVSRLTAARSAIAGARVLDAEAALAKARADVLSAEQSLRNLGLPVDVKRLRGMDEQWVLDELRFIGIPSSIRSQLDAQSATANLLPIASPMDGIVIERTVTPGEVVDPSRMLFQIGDTRQMWLQLSVPLENMNQIAIGQRIRFTPDGSRQDVEGVLDWIDTSADQDTRMLEVRAVLANDGGRLRNETFGMGEIILREEADAIVIPTGASHWEGCCQVVFVRDKDYFSGPDSYKLFHVRSVRLGAQNGDVTEVISGVLPGEVIATAGSDVLKAQLLKNNLGAGCDCVAE from the coding sequence ATGAGTCATCCGATTCCCCATGCGCCGAGAAAAAGTCCTCGGCAAGAACCCGTGAAGCCGTCCGTCAACGGACACAAGGTTCCAGACGCCAAAACTGAAATTACTCAGGACGGGAAATCGAAACCTCGCGGTCCCGTTCGCCGCAGTATCTCGTTCGTGCTCGGTAGTATCGGACCGACGCTGGTTCTGGCCGGTTTCGCTGCCGTGTTTTGGTATGGGCATCACAACGATTGGCGGATTCCCAAATTCGCCGCGTTAACCGGCGAAGTCGAACCGGTTGTCGATGATTGGTGTGAAGAACACGCGGTGCCGGAGTCCATTTGCGTCGAGTGCGATCCGACGTTGATGGCAAAAGGACCAGACTACGGTTGGTGTTCGGATCATGGCGTTCACAACTGCGTGCTGGATCATCCCGATGTCGCGCAGCTCAAGCAGCCGCCATCGCGGGGCGAGCTTGCGGCGGACTTGCAGCGTGCGGCCCGTGCGTTGGCGATTGCCCCGCGCAAGGAAAACAACAGTGGTTGCAACCTCTACCAAACGCGGATTCAGTTCGCGTCGATTGAAGCTGTGATGCAGGCGGGCGTTGATGTCGAACTTGTTGAGCGGCATCCGATCGTGGAGTCGATCGTCGGCAATGGTGAGATTGTCTACGACCCGACGCGGCAAGCCAAACTGGCCTCTCGCGTGCCGGGCAGCGTTTGGAGAGTTTTCAAGAACGTGGGGGACAAGGTTTCCGAAGGCGAGGTGCTGGCGGTCGTCGATGCCGTCGGGGTCGGCGAATTAAAAACGTCGCTGCTTCGTTCGCTTGCCGAAGAAAATTTGCAACAACAGAACGTGTCGCGTTTGACGGCGGCACGAAGCGCGATTGCGGGGGCGAGAGTTCTGGATGCCGAGGCGGCATTGGCAAAGGCACGAGCGGATGTCTTGAGTGCGGAGCAATCGTTGCGAAATCTGGGGTTGCCGGTTGACGTCAAACGGCTTCGGGGAATGGACGAACAATGGGTGCTCGACGAACTGCGGTTTATCGGCATTCCTTCGTCAATCCGCTCGCAACTAGATGCACAAAGTGCCACTGCCAACTTGCTGCCGATCGCGTCGCCGATGGATGGAATCGTAATCGAGCGAACAGTGACGCCGGGTGAGGTGGTCGATCCGTCGCGGATGCTGTTTCAAATCGGTGACACTCGCCAGATGTGGCTGCAACTAAGCGTGCCGCTGGAAAACATGAACCAAATCGCAATCGGACAACGCATCCGATTCACGCCCGATGGCAGTCGTCAGGACGTCGAAGGCGTGCTGGACTGGATCGACACGTCGGCCGATCAAGACACTCGCATGTTGGAGGTGCGGGCGGTGCTGGCCAATGATGGCGGGCGGCTTCGCAACGAAACATTCGGCATGGGAGAGATCATCCTGCGTGAGGAAGCCGATGCGATTGTCATTCCGACCGGAGCGTCACATTGGGAAGGCTGTTGCCAAGTCGTCTTTGTTCGCGACAAGGATTATTTCTCCGGCCCCGACAGCTACAAGCTGTTCCACGTCCGCTCGGTTCGATTGGGTGCCCAAAACGGCGACGTCACGGAAGTCATCTCCGGTGTCCTGCCCGGCGAGGTCATCGCGACCGCTGGTAGCGACGTGCTAAAGGCGCAGTTACTGAAAAACAATCTTGGTGCAGGCTGCGACTGCGTCGCTGAATAA
- a CDS encoding glycogen-binding domain-containing protein, with amino-acid sequence MSEQEAPSKAETERATEFECHAPEAEKVFLAGSFNEWNPEATLMEKSNNGKWTAKLKLEPGRYEFKFVVDGQWCCEANCHASGECPQCVPNDFGTMNRVCEVA; translated from the coding sequence ATGTCTGAACAAGAAGCTCCATCCAAAGCGGAAACCGAGCGGGCGACAGAATTTGAATGCCATGCCCCCGAGGCTGAAAAGGTCTTTTTGGCTGGTTCCTTCAATGAGTGGAATCCCGAGGCGACACTGATGGAGAAGTCCAACAATGGGAAATGGACGGCCAAGCTCAAACTGGAGCCTGGACGCTACGAATTCAAGTTTGTCGTCGATGGTCAGTGGTGCTGCGAAGCCAACTGCCATGCGAGCGGTGAATGCCCACAATGTGTGCCCAATGACTTTGGAACCATGAATCGCGTTTGCGAAGTCGCCTGA
- the glgP gene encoding alpha-glucan family phosphorylase, which translates to MSMTTRKIEPDGSLATSATVAYFSMEIAIDPAMPTYSGGLGVLAGDTLRAAADLSVPMVAVTLLHRHGYLSQSIDNDGWQHESPVEWVPADFSTEQSERVQVVIEGRTVHVRAWQYDVHDGGGHVIPVLLLDTDLDENSAEDRTLTHRLYGGDDRHRLCQEVVLGIGGIRMLRALAYRRVVQYHMNEGHAALLGLELLDERAKSFERDIFTSDDVQAVRRQCVFTTHTPVPAGHDRFDLNLVGRVLGRTDLFDMHDVFCCSGELNMTYLALNLSHYVNGVAKKHGEVSRQMLTPKDAEHHYQIDHITNGVHARTWAARSFANLFDQWLPGWREDSASLRGAVAIAENEVWQAHQAAKLDLIDEINSRQAIGYDPETLTIGFARRATAYKRANLLLSDPGRLRRIAEEHGPLQLVFAGKAHPRDEEGKRLIQQIVRMKDTLTPEIKIVYLENYDWELARLLVAGVDVWLNTPQPPLEASGTSGMKAAINGVPSLSILDGWWIEGCVDGVTGWSFGDASPAKPGDAKRFHEDAAALYDKLDDVVVPTYYRKRDMWMRIMSHAIALNGSHFNTQRMVQQYVLKAYYKS; encoded by the coding sequence ATGAGCATGACAACGAGGAAGATTGAGCCCGACGGATCACTGGCGACATCGGCGACCGTTGCCTATTTCTCGATGGAAATCGCGATTGATCCGGCAATGCCGACGTACAGCGGCGGACTGGGCGTGTTGGCGGGTGACACGTTGCGAGCCGCTGCGGACTTGAGCGTCCCGATGGTCGCCGTCACGCTACTGCATCGCCACGGGTATTTGTCTCAATCCATCGACAACGACGGTTGGCAGCACGAATCACCTGTGGAGTGGGTGCCAGCAGACTTTAGCACCGAACAGTCCGAGCGTGTTCAGGTTGTGATCGAGGGTCGCACCGTCCACGTGCGTGCATGGCAATATGACGTGCATGACGGCGGTGGGCACGTCATTCCAGTTCTGTTACTTGATACCGACTTAGATGAAAACTCGGCTGAAGATCGAACACTGACGCACCGTCTTTACGGAGGCGATGATCGTCATCGGCTGTGCCAGGAAGTTGTGCTCGGTATCGGTGGCATCCGCATGCTGCGTGCGTTGGCTTACCGAAGGGTTGTGCAGTACCACATGAATGAGGGTCACGCCGCGCTGCTTGGTCTTGAACTGTTGGACGAGCGAGCGAAGAGTTTTGAAAGGGACATTTTTACGAGCGACGATGTGCAAGCCGTGCGTCGCCAATGCGTCTTCACCACTCATACACCGGTGCCCGCCGGTCACGACCGGTTCGACCTGAATCTCGTGGGGCGAGTCCTCGGTCGAACCGACCTATTCGACATGCACGATGTGTTCTGTTGCAGTGGTGAGCTGAACATGACGTACCTCGCACTCAACCTCAGCCACTACGTCAACGGTGTTGCCAAGAAGCATGGCGAAGTTTCAAGGCAAATGCTGACGCCGAAGGATGCCGAACATCACTATCAGATCGACCACATCACCAATGGAGTTCACGCACGAACCTGGGCGGCTCGATCGTTTGCCAATCTGTTTGACCAGTGGCTACCGGGATGGCGTGAGGACAGTGCAAGCCTTCGCGGAGCAGTTGCCATTGCCGAGAACGAAGTATGGCAGGCCCATCAGGCGGCCAAGCTTGATTTGATTGACGAGATCAACTCACGCCAAGCCATCGGGTATGACCCAGAAACACTGACGATCGGGTTTGCCCGTCGTGCAACGGCGTACAAGCGAGCGAATTTGCTGTTGAGCGATCCCGGCAGGCTTCGCCGCATCGCGGAGGAACATGGACCTCTGCAATTGGTTTTTGCAGGCAAGGCGCATCCCCGCGACGAAGAGGGCAAACGACTGATACAGCAAATCGTACGCATGAAAGACACTCTCACCCCAGAAATCAAAATCGTCTATCTCGAAAACTATGACTGGGAACTGGCTCGCCTGCTGGTTGCTGGCGTTGATGTTTGGCTCAATACGCCGCAGCCTCCACTCGAAGCATCTGGTACGAGCGGAATGAAAGCGGCGATCAACGGCGTACCAAGCCTGAGCATCCTGGATGGTTGGTGGATCGAAGGCTGCGTCGATGGCGTCACGGGATGGTCATTTGGCGATGCCTCGCCAGCAAAGCCCGGCGATGCGAAACGATTTCACGAAGACGCTGCCGCCCTCTACGACAAGCTCGACGACGTCGTCGTCCCGACGTACTACCGCAAACGTGATATGTGGATGCGAATCATGTCGCACGCGATCGCTTTGAACGGCTCACATTTCAACACGCAGCGAATGGTCCAACAGTATGTGCTGAAGGCTTATTACAAGTCGTAA